Sequence from the Megalops cyprinoides isolate fMegCyp1 chromosome 9, fMegCyp1.pri, whole genome shotgun sequence genome:
TCTACATATTGTATCTGTGAGATGGTTCCCATTCAATCAGGTAGAACAAAATAGTGATATACTGTTTGGAGATCCATGAGGATAGAGCAATATCcacatgggtggaaaaaaagcagtggCATGCCATTTGGACTTTCCGAGTGCACTTCAGACTAACTTGTTCATTACTGTTGAATAGCACCCCACCCTGTtgttgttcatatttatttttaaaaagagcaagCCAAGTTTTAAATAGTGGCAATCAGGCAATTAAATAATCTGCTTTAATCTCAGACAGaatgaaatatggaaaaatgttATGTTCAACAGCGTTTGCTCTCTTTTTAGAGTGAACTGCCCCTGCAAATACAACTTTTCAGATGATGGGAAGAAACTGACACCAAGACGTGATGTTCCAAGCTATCCAAAGGTAAGGAAAAAAGGACACGAGTGTCCACCTGTtgagttttgacatttttagtATTGAGATTAGTGTTTTTTTATGGTGTATGTGGCTCCATAGATTTTTCGGGAGCTCACCTTTTCACCTGCTTTCCACAGTACACTCTTTCTCAGGAAACCATTGAAGCACTAAAGAAGCCTACATTTGATGTCTGGCATTGGGAGCACAATGAGGTTAGTTACATTCAGATATGTACACACACCTCTGTGGTGTATAGTTTCTGTTATGCATACTGTGaaaatgttgttattgtttatatttacagGCCAAACTCTCTGCCACAATTGGTTTTTTGCCTCTATAGCCATTCACATGAATTATGTTACCATTATACTGGCTGAAAGGAAGACTCCTGTTAAAACTCTAGCTTTTACTATACACATGAATTTCTAATAAGGAAAAGGACCATTCTTGAATTTAACTTTCTTGATCTTGCATAATAACCCCTCCACATAAACTTGCCCCTACACAAATCTGAACACACTTATTAGACTGCAAGCTCAACTGCTTTGTCCTTGTCCTAACACTAACATCAAATATTGGCCAGCGCTTTTGTCTTTACTAAGTACTACTTAACTGCAATaaggaaaaaagcaagaggTGTGGGATATGTTCAGGACTGGATGCTGCCACTTGTGGAACAATTCAACCAACAGATCCTGTCCACAGTGCCACTGATTGTGAGCATTCCAAcatgtgattttgtgtgaaCCATTGTTAATGTTTCTTTATAAAGAACTCAGGACCTCCTGGAAAGCAGTAAAACATTTGCTGTGAGAACTGTCCAggttgaatgaatgaatgaatgaatgtgtgctATTTTGATTAATTTGCGAAGTGTGCAGTGGTTTGACCATAATCTGTGTATGGGTTAGATGCTGAGCTGCCTGGAGTACATGTACCATGACCTGGGTCTGGTGAAAGAATTCAACATGAACCCCATCACACTCAAACGCTGGCTGGTAAACACAAAATCGCCTTCCCTTTTAAACCTTACCTCATAAAGGGAGAGTTCTCTCTAAAAGTTTTAAACTTACAATGAAAATGCAAGCTAATGCATGATTTTACAAACAATGGTGCTGAAAAAAGTTGTGATGTTGAGTGTCTTGTCTGATGCATTCCAGCTTGCCATTCAGGAGAATTACCGTAGCAACCCGTTCCACAACTTCCgccactgtttctgtgtgagccAGATGATGTATGGGATGATTCACCTCTGTAACCTTCAGGTGAGACTGATGGATAAGAGTCTATGGAGTGATATGGGGGAGCAGGAAAACATCAAGACCTCAGAAAAAACATGCCTTCTGTTTGCACTCTGTAGGAAAAGCTCACCCTTACAGACATGGGCATTCTCATGACAGCCGCAGTGTGTCATGACCTGGACCACCCCGGCTACAACAACACGTGAGGCATCCAACTTTCTGTATGATGTTCAGTAGCACCAGTTTGATACGTTGTTCATTATGTGCTGAGTGCAAGATGTTTTTTGTCAGCACAGTGTATCATTTGCATTACagctttatatttattgtaatcTTATCTGGATATGGAAAGTCTTTTTTGAGTTTCTCTGAGAAAAGTTATATATGTATTGAAAGTAACCCCAGGGGAATGAAAATGTTTAGTCGGATATGCCAGGTACAAGCCAAGGTTAATGGTCTGCacaaaactgaattatttatgcGTTCAACCAGACGATTCCTCCcacacaagtgcagaggttgcaGCGCTGAGATGAGCTAAGGAGTACAACCAAtttactgggaaaaaaacaattaggtATTTTAGCTTGGAAATGATAAGGGACCTCTGATTGACATGTTTTCCATCCTGTTTCTTGTCTATGTCACCTTAATGCATAAAGCTAACCTTGTTGTCCCACCAAAGAAGACTCATTTCTAAAGGAGTGCTAACCTCCTCCTACTCTTGGCAGGTACCAGATCAATGCACGGACAGAGCTGGCTGTGCGCTACAATGACATTTCTCCCCTGGAGAACCACCATTGTGCTGTGGCCTTCCAGATACTCTCTCTGCCTGAGTGCAACATATTTGCCAACGTTGAGCCTGAGGCCTTTAAGCAGATCCGACAGGTAGTGTACCCTGAAGGAGTGTGCATGTTGCCTGAAAAAGTTTACTTATAGTAGCTGAGGTTGATGCAGCGTGCTTTAAGTCCAGAATTATGCAGTTTATGCCATTTTGGGGTGGGACTGTGGGGTGAAGCCACTAAATGGATACCAACACTGATGGGGTTGAAATTGCcaagtgaaaaaaacagaaacaggtgaAAGCTGAAAGACAAACTCATGGAAACAGAAAAGGTGTGGGGTGACGGCAGTGTCAAAATGCCATTGACATACCAAtggaatgctgttttttatcCTTCCTGGAATGTGGTTGCTCTAGTTTTTTGCCCAATCACCTCTCTGAGAAAAGGCCATAGTTTCAATGCCGATGATTTGTTTGGTTTACATGGTTGTGCCAGTATCTACATTCTGACTGCAAATAGAAGCATATTTGGATAATGATGGTCTGTGTAAAAGGTCTCTAATTCCGATCAAGTTTTCCATAGAGGGATATTTGGAAGGGTAAAGTAATGTGCAGATTCTGCTCTGAATGCAGGCTGAAGAGCTGTCTAATCCTTAAAATTTCACTGCTTGTCTGATATGATGTGCCAGTGTTTGCTTGCTTAATAAATCTTGACAATGGGAAAAACTGAGTTGTGCCTTCATTTCCAACTTTAACTCCTTGGCAGGCCATCATCACCCTGATCCTGGCCACAGACATGGCCAGGCATGGCGAGATACTTGACTCCTTCAAGCACAAAGTGGATAACTTTGATTTCACCAACGAAGAGCATGTGACATGTGTACGTATGCCTGAAAACATCAGTAAgcattgaaaatgcagtttcatgGGCTAACaaatggctcagtcagcaaggcgcTTATCTTGACTGCAACCTGAGCCTTACAGCCCAGGTTCCAAACTGGCAGTGTCATCTGCCAACAATGATtaggagcccacagtggcataAACAAAGTGGCTCCATTCTGCCAGGGATGTGGGAGGGTATGTTAGCCAGAATTTCCtcatcacactgctctctcagcATGCTGTGACTAATTGGGCTTCTAGGAGCTGCTCAGATGAGGTCAGGGTGTGGGTCCTATCCTCTAATGAGTACCCACTTTATTGTATTGCACTGTGGGAATTCTAGTGTGAAAAGCCCTGTATTGGCACGCaaatgtatcagaggattgcattcaccttGCCCTGTgctcacacatgaacacagaggTTGTAGTGCTACAATGAGATAAGTAGTACAATTGGCAATTACCAAAGCTgtaaaaggggagaaaatatgccaaataaagagaaaatacaGTTCTCTAGGTTCTCTGTGTAGCACTTACTATATAAAATTACCTTTTATTGGCACTAAAATTGGCACTTATAAAGCACTTATCTAGTATAATAACATATAGTAATTGTTGGTGTGTTGGTTATTGGACCTTTTGCGTTTTCTGACAGCTGAAGATGGTTTTGATTAAATGCTGTGACATCTCCAATGAAGTCAGGCCAACAGAGGTGGCAGAGCCTTGGGTAGACTGTCTGCTGGAAGAGTACTTCATGCAGGTGAACAGAGTTGGGGTGTTTTTAAGGTGAACACTATTCATGTACTTAAGTTAGAAGGACTGTGCTGGAATGATGCCATCTCCCGTCTTTCCAAACCCATGACATtctgcagagtgacagagagaagtcTGAGGGGCTTCCTGTTGCTCCATTTATGGATCGGGACAAGGTGACCAAACCTACAGCACAGATTGGCTTCATCAAGTTCGTCCTCATCCCGATGTTTGAGACAGTCATGAAGGTGAGCATACGTGTATATAGGCTAAcaacaggctaacaacactcccagaccagtgggAGGATCCAATCCAAGGTGGATTGCGGTTAAAGGGATAtggatagctagctaccttgcaTATCAGTTAGTAAAAGAGTTATAACTGCACTGAAATTCCTACCAGGACTCTTAGTGGAAAGAGAGACCCTTAGAGTATTTAAGACTAGGCTTTACACAGTCCAAGACACTCTGTAGTATAGGCAGAATGACCTGCCTAGTTCTTGTTGTTAAAACTTTTTATGTTCATATACCTTGCCAGAGTTTGTCTGAGGCTTTTGTTTTCTCCAAGCTCTTTCCTCAGATTGAGGAGATAATGGTGCAGCCGTTGCGGGACTCTCGTGACCACTACGAAGAGCTGAAGCAGATTGATGATGCCATGACCGAGGTAGACCCTCCTTTTCTCACTTTACCTCCTCTGCTCCTGTTATCTGCAGTGTAAAACATggctgtgcatttctgtgatttAGCCAACTGCACCATGTTTAGGGTATTAGAAACAATAGACATTGCACCCTAAACCTTAGACCCTACACTTAGAATTCTAGCCTTCACTCACATCCTGCCTTTGCTCAGAACATTGGGGTAGAGAAGTGGAATATGGCCTGCTGGTACCAATCATGACTTAGATAGTCAAGACTTAGACAAGCCTGCTGTGATGCTACAGGGAATAAGTTACTCTCTGCTAAACCAACAGTTGTGCAAGGATGTACCTGCCcaaaggagagagcagtgtCATGCGAATGCCATACACTACACTTACTTAGTATGTAGACTGATGAATGCTCCATTTTCTGTGATCATCAGTCTCAGTGTGCCACCTCTGTGTGTTCCTGGTGTGACCTCATAGCTTTAGACCCAATGTGGCTTGATGGTGATTGTGTCAGGGTGAGAGTGGTGATTCCCTCTGTCCATGTGCTAACATAACTGCAATATCTTTTGTTCTATGaggcacagaagaaaaaaactgaaaatatgtcaTTGGGAGGAAAGAAGAAATAGGTTGACATATGTGCTCCGAGGTGCTGTGTAAGTATAATAGT
This genomic interval carries:
- the LOC118783253 gene encoding high affinity cGMP-specific 3',5'-cyclic phosphodiesterase 9A-like, producing MGSSSSSYAPKTIYLDVDGKVQKVVFSRHCSPCDIKELLCSSSNIPRNTAIMVVDPEGALVSIDPTMPTNSPNSLYKVIPLSTGQLGEKEDMFQNVLSQVAEQFSRAFRINELKTEVTNRLAMLEKRVELEGLKVVEIEKCKNDLKKLRDEMTSRGGGRVNCPCKYNFSDDGKKLTPRRDVPSYPKYTLSQETIEALKKPTFDVWHWEHNEMLSCLEYMYHDLGLVKEFNMNPITLKRWLLAIQENYRSNPFHNFRHCFCVSQMMYGMIHLCNLQEKLTLTDMGILMTAAVCHDLDHPGYNNTYQINARTELAVRYNDISPLENHHCAVAFQILSLPECNIFANVEPEAFKQIRQAIITLILATDMARHGEILDSFKHKVDNFDFTNEEHVTCLKMVLIKCCDISNEVRPTEVAEPWVDCLLEEYFMQSDREKSEGLPVAPFMDRDKVTKPTAQIGFIKFVLIPMFETVMKLFPQIEEIMVQPLRDSRDHYEELKQIDDAMTEAQKKKTENMSLGGKKK